A genomic segment from Atribacterota bacterium encodes:
- the tig gene encoding trigger factor, with protein MTQIEKGKKENNKVEITVTVEIEKVQHEFNNTYRELSQKVKIPGFRTGRIPINILEMNLGKEYIDQQVAEKLIKDSYNEAIDKSELDPIDVPKIDLVQTDKEKPFIYKMILEVKPEFEIPKLDDITVEKTIPKITEEDINSDLEKIRESHGKLKDVSDRESKIGDFLIADFETFVDNNPVKDGKKEKQMIQLGENTPPEFNNNLVGLKPGDEKDVVVKAPEDISDKKIAGKEITYKIKVSDIKEKELPPLDDDFAKSAGEYKNLDELKQHIKKQLEERAKYQAENEFNDNLMEKVAEKTNIEVPEVLIDKQVERMLNNLKEDLKNRNMTLEDYYKIIKADEEKVKKEYKVIAEKQVKKELIIDKIIEDDKISATEEDINKKIEEIAESTNQKTLKVRAMFEKNNTMDNLKEQIKIEKVIEKLSMQVKIEEK; from the coding sequence ATGACTCAGATTGAAAAAGGAAAAAAAGAGAATAATAAAGTAGAAATTACTGTAACTGTTGAAATTGAAAAGGTTCAACATGAATTTAATAATACCTATCGCGAACTTTCCCAAAAAGTTAAGATACCCGGTTTCCGAACAGGACGTATACCAATCAATATTTTGGAAATGAACTTGGGCAAAGAATATATTGACCAGCAAGTAGCCGAGAAACTTATTAAAGACAGTTATAATGAAGCAATCGATAAAAGTGAACTGGACCCTATTGATGTTCCAAAAATAGATTTGGTACAAACAGATAAAGAGAAACCTTTTATTTACAAAATGATTTTAGAGGTAAAACCAGAATTTGAAATACCGAAACTTGATGATATCACGGTAGAAAAAACAATACCAAAAATCACTGAGGAAGATATAAACAGCGATTTAGAAAAAATAAGAGAAAGTCACGGTAAACTAAAGGATGTTTCCGATAGAGAATCAAAAATAGGTGATTTTTTAATTGCAGACTTTGAAACTTTTGTTGATAACAATCCGGTTAAAGATGGCAAAAAAGAAAAACAGATGATTCAATTAGGGGAGAATACACCACCTGAATTTAATAATAATTTAGTTGGCTTAAAACCTGGCGATGAAAAAGATGTAGTAGTAAAAGCACCTGAAGATATAAGTGATAAGAAGATAGCAGGGAAAGAGATTACTTATAAAATAAAAGTTTCAGATATAAAAGAAAAAGAACTTCCTCCTTTGGATGATGATTTTGCAAAAAGTGCCGGCGAATATAAAAACCTGGATGAATTAAAACAACATATTAAAAAACAGCTTGAGGAACGGGCAAAATACCAGGCAGAGAATGAGTTTAATGATAATTTAATGGAAAAAGTTGCAGAAAAAACTAATATTGAAGTGCCTGAAGTCTTAATTGATAAACAAGTAGAAAGAATGTTAAATAATCTGAAAGAAGATTTAAAAAATAGAAATATGACCTTGGAAGATTATTACAAAATAATTAAAGCTGACGAGGAAAAGGTAAAAAAAGAATATAAGGTTATAGCAGAAAAACAGGTAAAAAAAGAATTGATTATTGACAAAATAATCGAAGATGATAAAATATCTGCTACTGAGGAAGACATAAATAAAAAAATTGAAGAAATTGCCGAAAGCACTAATCAAAAAACATTAAAAGTTAGAGCAATGTTTGAAAAAAACAATACTATGGATAATTTAAAAGAACAGATAAAAATCGAGAAAGTAATTGAAAAATTATCCATGCAAGTTAAAATTGAAGAAAAATAA